The Peromyscus leucopus breed LL Stock chromosome 4, UCI_PerLeu_2.1, whole genome shotgun sequence genome segment AGCTAATCTCCTAGAAATGATATCTCATTGTGGTTTcaatttgcacttccctgatgatTAATGATGAAGTATTTTTTCCATGTGCCTATGGCCAATTACATATATTCTGGGGAGAAATGACTATTCTCAAAAATCTTTGCCCATTGTTTGGGGTCTGGgtttaaaggtatgcaccaccacaccagcagATGTCAGTTTTGAGgtgttagggatcaaacccagagcattGCACATAGCGGGAATGGGGCAAGAACTCTATTAATGAGCTACTCATTGCCTAGTTTTTAATCagatatttttgttgctgttaagCTGTGTgaagtctttatatattttggatattaacatCATGATAGATATATGATTTGCAAATACTTTTCCCCATTCCATAGGTGTCTCTTCATTCTaataattgtttctttttctagtttgAAGTAGTTACAATtgtcttgtttttggttttgttgtttccaTGCTTTGGAGATAATTAAACAAACTACTGGGATTGGGACTTGTTAGCTCActcgtttaatcccagcactggggagacagaggcaggtggatctttgtgagttcaaggccagcctggtctacaaagcgagttccaggacaggctccaaagctacacagagaaaccctgtctcaaaaaaaccaacaacaacaacaacaaaaaaaaaacctactgggctttgggcatgatggtacatgccgttaatctcagcatttggcaggcagaggcaagcatatctcagaggccagcctagtctacacagagagttccaggatagccttgaCTATATAGTGAGATTCTCTCTAAAAAATTAAtgatagtagtaataataaactactgttggagctggagagatggcccagtgtttCAGAGTGAATACTGATTTCCTGAAGCGCCACGTtctattcccaacacccacatggggTGGCTCAGTCACTTGCAACTCCAGATCCAAGGAGATTCGAtgcttctggtttccatggacacctgtatgcatacatgtgcatgcatgcacatgagcaggagcacatatacacacacacacagtttaaaataatgaaaatttaaacaaatgtatgtgtgtgtgtttatatatattggAGGCAGGTATGACTGTcactcatctgtaatcccagaactcagggtcccccaaagattaccagtgcccccaatcagcaggaagtagtctagaaaactatacccacattcccaaaatattggttataagtgtttgtcattgtttaggggggttggttacaagttgttattggtaatagtcaggaaaaaaagctgaactaaggagattagattcagggatctcattctaaaaaagggggggatatagaaataagataaaaggatagattattgaatttactttaatccaaaaaacagcTATTCATCTCaggatattttacattgctatggattttagcttattgatacaaatttaaagttatttctgttatgctgtatgtatatttctactcttgtttaggatattgtacttatacagctcattttaaaaaaggtaatatagccgggcggtggtggcgcacgcctttaatcccagcacttgggaggcagagccaggtggatcattgtgagttggaggccagcctggactaccaagtgagttccaggaaaggcgcaaagctacacaaagaaaccctgtctcgaaaaaaccaaaaaaaaaaaaaaaaaaaaaaaaaaaaaaaaggtaatatataattaagaaatacagattaatagtcatctataatagcaaacatatagtcatgttaggtatgttttcaaggtcatatagagatatatttcaggtagataggcaatcttcaaacacttcaaagacctacagaatatagcatttaaaatgttttaataacttagacttttcttgacagtgagacacatctgctcctggtagtaCCAATCACTTCAAAGAGGATGAGGGCactaaagaaactccatatggagtttgttttctttatggcaaaagctagccatgtaggcaaagaaactgtccttgcctcaactgctgacagttaccgtccaaactggaccaacaggacacaagaaaggtgactgccaaactttgtcaagacaaggtaaaacagtccttcaaaattccctgcttcacaggagagtctttcagatatgctaggcctgtaggccagagttggatgccccaacattacagaggaactttgggtgactgtccaggcagcctgatgtccctgacattaggtaacatttcatccttctggggtctttgatggagttgaagactaaatagttatagttttccttagttatgatagaaagtaaattagggggctggagagatggctcagaggttaagagcactggctgttcttccagaggtcctgagttcaattcccagcaaccacatggtggctcacaaccatcaataatgagatctagtgccctcttctggtgtgcaggtgtacacgcaggcagaacattgtatacatacataaataaataaataaataaataaataaataaatgtttgaaaaaaataaagtaaattagataccaaactttagactcaccaagataatatagataattaagtattttctctaattttgccaaatgtaaatggattggatattgctactgtaattcttgctcaataactTTTTGtcatatatagttttactatattaaggctaaaacctttctttttaattacacaaaaaagggaaaatgctgaacaatccttttctacactatgaatatgtattactctcattggttaataaaaagctgataggCTGGTAGCtgagcaggaagttaggcaggaaagccacactgaaaatgatgggaagaaggagaatgGAGCCAAAACaaatgccagccagccactgaggaagTAAGATGCTAGAGGACAagtaaagccacaagccacgtggcaatacatagattaatagaaatgggttaatttaaatgtaagagctagttaataataagcctgagctattggctgagtatttatattcatatataagcCTCTGCaagtttatttgggactgggcagtcagAATGGGAAATGTCTGATTACATTATAGCTCTAGTTTCTTCAGCTAAATATCTTAAGACATTATTTCTAGACGTCTCACTACCACATCTTCCTCTGTTCATCCTGTAATGGCTTAGATCAAGTTAGAAAatcagccaggcatagtggtacatacctttaatcccagcactcaggaggaggcagaagtgTAGATGAAATATTCTGTCTTCTGCCAGTTTAGCTCTgtcctgccaaccagctcccaagtaactatatggagacttcttattaattataaatgcttggctgatagcttaggcttgttagtAACTAactcttaaatcttaaattaatccatatttctttctgttttctgttttcttttttctttttttttttttttttgagggggggtgcgttcgagacaggatttctctgtgttgttttggtgcctgtcctggatctcactctgtagacccagatggcctcgaactcacagagatccatctggctctgcttcccgagtgctgggattaaaggtgtgcactgccaccaccaggctaatccatattttttatctatgcTCTAACATGTGGTGTAcctttttcagcatggcatgttcatcttctcCCCACATCTCCTGGctactctgcccttctttccaacattctctcagtctgtctctcccacctaacttcttcctgcctagctattggccaattagccctttattaaaccaatgagtgttgctggagggcttctctccagtttgtaagtgaaacaaaaaaaaaaaaagaaagaaagaaagaaaggggaaatgctgtggatatcattctatgtaaataaaacactgatggccagtgaccaggcaggaagtaggtggccaggcaggaagtaggtgggacaaggagagaggagaattctgggaagcggaaggctgaggagggagacactgcagccaccgccaggacaagcagcatgtaaagactctggtaagccaccagccacgtggcaaggtatagatttataaaaatgggttaatttaagataaaagaacagttagcaagaagcctgccacagccatacagtttataagtgatataagcgtctgagtgattattttataagtggattgtgggactgcggggcttggggaagctggagagaagccctccagcaacaaatgagagcaacatatattcacagtatataTATACTGTAGTAAAAGGATTATGCTAcagtatttccccctttttgtctaattaaaaagaaaggttagCTAGCTCAGtaagtagagcatgagactcttaatctcagggtcatgggtttgagccccatgttgggtACCAGATgttgcatttatctaattattctttatcaataaaaaaaatctggagtcagatatcaggttaagaacctgaatgatcagagaagtagaggagaagcaaccagtgacctccTATCTCTTCTGTTCTTCTATCCCAAAAGACTGAGATCCTCTCCAAACCTTGCCCTACTACTTcctatctctctatctgtctgAAGTCCTCCAAAACCACTACgattaattttggtcagctagtaggtagctccaccctctgattcaaaggaaactttattgtcagaatgtgatcaaaatatctcACAACATAGAAGCAAGCGGACATCTGTGAATTTGAAGACctcctgatctatatagtgagttccaggtcagccaaaagtacacagtgagaccctgtctccaaaaaaaagtcaaaaaaaaaaatgtctaaaacaAAGCCAGGTAGGGTGACATACTCACGTAATGAGCActtttgtaaacttttttttttaagaatttattcttaattttatgtgtgttggtgttttgtccacatgtatgtctgtgacagtgtcagataccctggaactggagttacagacagtcatgagctgccatgtggtgctgggaattgaacccggttcctctggaagaacggccaatgctcttaaccgctgagccatctctccaccccacttttgtaaacttttatttcttactttcttcTTGCAGGGTTAGGGTTCAATCGCAGagtcttgtacatgctaggcaaggtgATATACCTCTGAACTATGAACTGTTGTCCCAGACCTAAAGCTCTTGTACTACACTTGTTGTAGCATTCGGGCAGCCATATTACATTCCATTAGCTCCATGGGCTTCCCAGCCACCTACATCATCATACTCTTCCAATCCGAAGTTGGTGAAACCACATTTTTCATATCCCATACTTACTTATGGAGTTGGTTTCATGGATTTAAATGGGTATGGTTTTTCTTCCTGTTCTATTTTGTCTACACTCATCCAGCCTTCCTTATCCCAACACGCGTTaggttcttcattttcttttccattaatgCATGAACCTTAAGAACATTATAAGTATGAAACTTCCCCTAGAGTGCTAAGTACAAGAATCTAGCACATGGCAAGCCTTTGGTAAATGTGCAGTATTTCTGACTATCATTATCCTGACATTCagtgcagtgtctgtgtctgactAGACCTTCAGTGATTATTCATTAATCAATCAATGAATGACTAGATCAAAGATTTATTCATTGGTAAAGTGAATGAATGCCCCTCATATACAGaatctaaatatttataattttacaagacatacacacacacacacacacacacacacacacacatatatatatgttcaagatagagcttctctgtgtaacagccctggccgtcctggaactcactctgtagaccaggctggcctcaaactcacagagatccacctgcctctgcctcctgagtactgggattaaaggcatgtgccactactgcccaacaatttatatatttttatttcatgtgtatgagtgtttccccACGTGTAGGTATGTGCAGCACATGTATGGAtggtgtccacagagaccagaaaagtatgctagatcctctggaactggagttacagatagttgtgagctgctatgtgggtactgggagccaAACAggccttctgcaagaacagcaaatgcttttaacagctgagccatctctcaagctccagatttataacttttatattaactttttgttgttgtttttcaagacagggtttctctgtgcagttttggtgcctgtcctggatctcgctctgtagaccaggctggcctcgaactcacagagaaccatctggctctgactcccgagtgctgggattaaaggcgtgtgccacccctgGCCGGCATATTATCCAttttttacagacaaggaaactgaggcttggagaggTTAACTAACTTAGCCTGGGCCACTTAGCTGGACAGTGGTAGAACCGAGGCCGGAGCTCCCCAGTGCTCACCTGCGTGACTGCCTGCTCCCTACTGTGCCTCCTCACGTGTGTGTTCAAATCAAGAGGGCAAGTTGAGTCAGAATGAGAGCTGTAAGGATTCCCAAGGTTGTGTGTCCCAGCCCTGGACAAGTTGTTCCTCCTGTTGTGACCCTGGGACACAGGATGTGGACAGGGCCCAGCAATGAGGAGCAGAGTGCTGGACGCTTCCCGTCTTTCCTCCCCTCTGGGCCTCTCATGTTTCCTGCCCTAAACTCTGCTCTGCTATTTTTCCCAAGGAACTAACAGCATGGTGTGTCCCTAAGGAGATGGTTTTGGGGCCAGGGAGCCAAGCCAGGGAGGTGACTCCATTGCTAGCCAAGACAGGGGTCAGTGGACTCGGGCCCAGGGAGTGGGTATAAGAGTGAGGTGATCTGCAGGAGACTTGTGGTTCCCGCTCTGCCACTCCTCTGAGTAAAAAACACAGAAGTCTTAGGAGCAGGACATGGCagcgcgcacctttaatcctagtactagggaggcagaggcaggtggatctctgtgagctcaaggccagcctgctatactgtaagaaacacacacacacacacacacacacacacacacacacacacacacacacacactgccatttggggaaaaaagcccccacacacacacacacaaatagtccTCACATTGCCTATTCTTAGGACAATTTAAGGCACAATAATGACAACAGCTGATGTCTGCTGAGTGCCATCTTTGTGCCACGTACTCTACTAGGTTGAGTGTCTTTTCAAATCTCACAGCTCGCTTTATGAAACAGGTAATTCATATGTTTCTCCCCCACCgctgttcttttttatttccttctgtccttcattTACTTCCCTTCTCTCTCAAATGAGGAACCGAGCTGAACCAAGTGGTACACACCTCAGTCCCAAAAGGCCGAGGACCAGCCTCGGGTACATAGTGAGTCGTAGGGCAGCCTGGCCGCATGGCAGTACCTACTTCTTGTTCAAGGCTGTaactttttcttaagatttatttttgtttatgtgtatgtgtgtgtgtgcacgcacactcatatgtatgtattcacataTGTGTACGGgtatccacagaagccagaagaggggttcagatgccctggagctggaatcacaAGTACTTGTTaccacctgacgtgggtgctgggaattgaactcgggtcctctgcaagggcagcaagcactctaaaGGGCTGAGCTCTTTCTGCAGCTCCCAAGGCCTGTAACTGACAGAAGACAATACTGAAGTCTGAAACTACACAGCTTTTGAACCCTTCAGAGCTGGGGACTCTGGAGAGGAGAGTGTGAACTATGGAATAGAATAGaaaccctggtgtgtgtgtgtgtgtgtgtgtgtgtgtgtgtgtgtgtgtgtgtgtgtatgtgtgtgttggaggggtatgtctttgtgtgcacatgagcatcCAAGTGCAAACATACACATGTgctgtgggtacatgtgtgttatgtgtattcATGTAGAGGCCACAGGTtgatgtctggtgtcttcctccgtctctctccaccttatgttttgagacagggtctctctcactgaacctggaactcaaagattcagctaggctggccgcccagcaagctccagggatctgccgaGCTCTCCCtcaccagcactgggatcacagtcAGGTACTGCTGTCCTCTGatgtttatgtgggtgctggggatcaaaactcaggtcctcacgcttgtgtgcTAAGTACTTTACCAATGAGTCATCTCCAAAGCCCCGAAAAGTTCCCTACTCTTTGAGCAAGAATATAGTACAGAAGTATGCAACTTCCTATGACTGTGGCCAgctgtggtgctggggaggagaGTTCTCCAAAGAGGCCATTGCCCTGATCTGAAGGTTGGGGTGGAAGGTCTGGTACCACTCCCGGTGGTCAGATTGGATCCCTAGAGTTGGATGAAGGGGCTGTAAAGTCTGGGTCGTTCCTTTGAGAAAAAGAGCTCCAGGGCAGGCTGGGGTGGGAAAGAAAGCTTCAGGGCTGTCTAGCCAGAGCTATGACCATTCACTCAAAGCCGAGCCCTTCTACAGGAAGAGCTCTGTGGCTCAGGTGATCCTCCACTGGCGCTAAGGCAAGAAGAACTTTCCAAGAAACAAGAGATACCCAACCCAGGAAATAAGTCCTCGGGGCAGCCAATGGCACCTGTGAGCCCTGGGTGCTGTCcctctgcctgtgggtctctaGCTGGCTTGCTCCTACACTGCTCTCTGTGTCCATAGCTGTCTCCTTGGCCTCACCAGCACCTTCCTCTGGGCTCCTTCTCCACTCACACACCAGGCCTCTGTCTGCTATGGCAGCTCTTTTGTTTACTTCCAGAGCTCCCGGGCTCACTACTGGCCAAACACAACGAAGCCAAGCCAGAGAGAACTCAGTTCCAGACTCAGTCTGGCCCCTCTGGGACAGGTAATGGCCTCCAAACCAAGGAGGCAGCTCAAAAGGAGGTTGCCTCCTGCACTGGGCTCTTGCTTCAGGTCCTGACAACCCAAAGGGGAAGGACACAAGAGCTGCCCATTGTTGGGCGGGGATCCCTACTCTTGAGACAGCTTTGGCTGGGAGCCCTGGGAATCAAAGACCCagctggagagaggtggggaaaCTTTTGAGGCCCTCTGGGTAAGAACCAGAGAGTTGGACTTCTCCTGGTTCTTGTGTCTCTCCTCAGCCAGGTAGAATCTGGCCTTGAGCTCCACTCTGGGATCCAGGGGCCTAAATTTCCCCACCAGACGACTGTCTTCTCCAAAAGTTCATGTCCCATACCTCCCCAAAGATtctagaagaaaaggaagtgagcATTTACTGTGGGCCAAGTTCCAAGCAGGAAGCACTGTGAGGATGTGCCTggcattttctgtctgtctgaagTCAGCAGGGAGATGGGTGATTCGTGTGTAATTATGTGCTTATATAATGTGAAATGTGAAGGGAGGACTCCACTTCTGACTCTGGGGCTGAGTGGACAGTGAGGCGCTGTGATCACCCAGAGCCAGAGAACAGCCCTGGGGTCCCAGGCCAGATCATGTCAGATCAATGGTCAGTGGCAGAAAGGAGGTGCTGCCATGGAGATGAAGAGACCTTGGCAGCCCAGATTCCTCGGTGGAAAAAAGCAGATGGTCCCTTCAGTGAGGCTCAGTCAACTCTATGATTATGGAAGAGTGGGGGACTCAAGATTGGGCAGACGCTGGTGAAGGAAGTGGAGATGATTTGAAAGGAAATCAAGCCTCCTCCCCTCTCTTAAGGCTTCATTTTGGAGACAATGAACTAAATTAAGGAATGTAAACTCTAGCTCTTTGCTAGGCCCCAATGGAGCAGAAGGAGCTGGGGACCAACAGGCCTTTGGAAGGATCGGGAATGGGGTTAGAGGTGAGCACTGGCCCTGACTgcctttctgcttcagttcccaggaGTGGGGGTAGGGTCCAAGCCTGAGAAACAGTTTATACCTGAGGCAACCTACCTTCTCTCTCAGGGTCAGCAATTCTTTAAGGGGTCTAGGTCCCCTGGAGTAAGCAAGAAATCTGCCACAACTTTAGGCATGAAGATTCAGCTTTTTATCTCATCAATGTACATTTTAGTCTAACAGTCTAATGGGCTCATACTCTTCACCCCCTACCCAAGTCCTTTCCCCTTCTCAACCAGCCCAGGCAATGAGCATCTCATCTGCCCTAGGGGTGGAAAGTCACCCAGCACAAAGGTGACTCAAAGAGGGGATGGCACTGTGGCTGTCCCATGAAGTGCTTAGGATAGCACCGGCTCCTGCGGAGAGTCTGAAAAGGAGGAAGCCCCGGGCAGGAGAGGTGGTGGACTGAGTCTCATTCAGGAACTCCTCTCCTGGGTCTCAGTCCCACTCAAGAGTCTGTTCTTTGGGCCTGTCGCTGCCTGTCAGAGGAGCAGAAGGGCAGGGGTCTTCAGATGGGGGACTCATTATCCCAGATCACACCCAGAGAGTATGCCTGCTGAGCTCTCCTTTCCGGAATGCAGGCTGTCGGGATACTTCCGGCCGCCGCTTCCCAGCCCCTCTGTGATTCCAGGAGCGTGTGGAGGGGTTTCTCTCTGGATGTGCCAGCCTGGAAGACAGAGGGCCAGTGCTGCTACCTGCAGCCACAAGACTCCACGACCATGTCCTCGTACTGTTTGTACACCACGTTGTTGGCAGAGTCAATGAAGAGGATGCTAATGGGGCTCAGCCGTGTGGGCACACAACAGGTGGGTGGGGTGGATTCAGGGTCCATAGAATTCATCAGGGTCTGGATGACTGCATGGTTTGTGGGCTCCAAGTGGGAGCGCAAGGGGAACTCGCATAGTCCTTCGCAGTGGAAGGCTTCATACTCAAGGGGTGCAATGATCCAGTCGTCCCAGCCCATGTCCTTGAAGTTGACATGCAAAGCCTTGCGACTGCAGCGAGCCTTGAGGTTCTTGCTGGGTCGCTTGCCCTGGCGATTGGCCAGTGGGGCCCGCCGTTTCCGCCGCTGGCTGAACAGGTATTCATACACAGTCTTGTCATCCTGGCCAGAGCGGGCCTTGATCTCGTTAAAGAACAGGTCCCGTTTCTTAGTACGACCAAACACTAGGAACAGGGCCTTCTCGTGGACTTGTCGGGCAGCGCGTTCAAAGCCCAGGCCACGGAGGTCCACAGCCCGGCCCCGTTCCCAGGCCTCCAGCTCCAGGCACAGCTGCGCTGAGTTCTTAAAATTTCGGAAGAGTTTCCAGATGTCGAACACCTCCCAGCCAGACCCATCCAGGCCTGGCACGGAGCGTACATCCAGCAAGGCTGCCGGCTGCCGACCGCTGGGGCAGCTGGACAGCTTCAGCTGGGCAACCCGCCCGCTACTGGGGACGGCTGGCTTGGCCATGTCCAAGGGCTTCTTCCGCAAGATCCGCAGTTCAGCCCCCAACAGCCCATCCTTCTCCAGAGCACTGATGTCAAACAcgtacctctgcttcctgaccacaggGCCTCGGTCATCTGGAGAAAATAGCCAGACGTCAATTCCTGTCACCTCACCACTGCAGCCTGCCACCTCTGGGCCTCCAGGGAGGACCCAGCTCTCTCCCACTCAAAAGAGATTTCTCTAACCTTTTCCCCACTATGGAGGAAGCCAACACCCAAACCACCAAGATCCCTTTTCCAAACGAAGGTAGGTGTGCCACTTCGTGGGATCTGAGTGCCCCCGCCGCTCGTGTTGAGGATATGCACATCAGCCTTATAACTGCCTTCTACCAGTGTCCACCCCATCCATGGTCCAGCATGATTATCTCCCATATGTAAGACAGGTGGTATGTGCGTCTAAATTACCCACTTTTCCGGAGgaggaaactgaagcccagagtAAATTCGGGGATTCATTTCATGTCATCTAGCTAggggaaaatagaaatagaaccGTAACCTAGAACTTTAATACTCCTTTCTGAGCTTCTTCCGCCTTAAGGAGCTCAGCGTTCTTGTTTCGGGCAAGGCACAGAGTTGGGCAGTAAATGATTTAGGTAATACAGCAAATTAATAACAAAGCCAATCTGTAACTCAACTTCCCTAGTTCCCAGTCTAACAGCtttgtgtacatgagtgctccagtttgtgtgtgtgtgagtgtgtgtgagtgtgtgtatgtgcaattGGGTTCATGATTGAGTATAAGGTAATATATATGCTATTGGCATATGTAAGTACAGTTGGGCTTCCATGAATACCTGAAAAatgatgctctgtgtgtgtgtgtgtgtgtgtgtgtgtgtgattcattaaccatatgtataacatataaggtgctctctgtgtgtgtgtgcatgtatgtgattcATTaaccatatgtataaaatataaggtgctctgtgtgtgtgtgcatgtatgtgattcATTaaccatatgtataaaatataaggttctctctttctctctctctctctctctctctgtgcgtgtATGTGATTCATTaaccatatgtataaaatataaggtgctctgtgtgtgtgtgtgtgtgtgtgtgtgtgtgtgtgtgtgtgtgtgtgaaactcaGTGGTATCTCTGAATCAGCATGCCCTCCTTCCTAAATGCCAACGTGCCATTAGGGAATATTCAAATATTGCTCTAGAAGGTAACTAATTAGGCCTTTaaactctccctctccccctccccaagctCCCTTCGTGCTGGGGGGACACAAGGACTTATTTTATGAGCCCTAGAGGGGTCACAGCTTTCCCTGGCTGGGCAGGCAGCCAGgccacctcccccacctctgccagACCTGCTGCCTCTGTGCCTCCCCCACCCCGTCATTCCCCTACAGACCAGCTCTAATGAGGAGCCTCTCCCActctctggcccctcccccaccctgcccgCCAAAGTCCCAGGACTCAGAACCAGAGCCTGTGAACTTCAAgacccctcaccagctgccagCGGCCCAGCTAGCTCCGCACTGTGGCGAACCCGAGGCTCTGAGAAAGGAAGGGATTTGCTGAGAACACACAGCATGTCGAGAGGTAGAGTTGAGCCAGTAACACTAGGTGGGCAGACCTCCCGAGAAGCAAGGAAGACACGTATTCTCCCAGGTTACTGATGAAAACGGCGGGTATTAGGAAAGGACGAGAGGCATTCACATTTGAAGCTCTTGGACATCACCCAGTCCAATGCCCGTGTAGCGTACATACAGGAAAACATACCCCAGGGAAAAAGCTTTCTAGGGTTACAGTGTGAGTTAGACCCTGGGTCCGCTGTGACTCCAAGATGACACGCTTTCAGGCTTCACAGATCCTACCCCTTTGCCCCCTCTCTGAGGGTAAAGTGGAAGACCCACGGGGACCTAAGGTTGCTTTCTCTCTGCTATCTGAGGGAAACCTAGGGCGCAGAAACTTTAGCGTTGCAACCCACGCAGAGGTATGACCCAGTCATCAAGAGTGGATCTTGGATTCTAGTATCCAGCTGGCACATCTTAGCTCCTTTGGTGCCCATTCTGCACCTTGCAGAAGTTGGGCTT includes the following:
- the Gdf5 gene encoding growth/differentiation factor 5, with the translated sequence MRLPKLLTFLLWHLAWLDLELICTVLGAPDLGQRPPGARPGLAKAEAKERPPLARNIFRPGGHGYGGGATNARAKGSSGQTQPKKDEPRKMPPRSGGPETKPGPPPHTRQAAARTVTPKGQLPGGKASSKAGSAPSSFLLKKTREPGTPREPKEPFRPPPITPHEYMLSLYRTLSDADRKGRNSSVKLEAGLANTITSFIDKGQDDRGPVVRKQRYVFDISALEKDGLLGAELRILRKKPLDMAKPAVPSSGRVAQLKLSSCPSGRQPAALLDVRSVPGLDGSGWEVFDIWKLFRNFKNSAQLCLELEAWERGRAVDLRGLGFERAARQVHEKALFLVFGRTKKRDLFFNEIKARSGQDDKTVYEYLFSQRRKRRAPLANRQGKRPSKNLKARCSRKALHVNFKDMGWDDWIIAPLEYEAFHCEGLCEFPLRSHLEPTNHAVIQTLMNSMDPESTPPTCCVPTRLSPISILFIDSANNVVYKQYEDMVVESCGCR